A single Stigmatella aurantiaca DNA region contains:
- a CDS encoding prenyltransferase, translated as MTAGKGTLRDWLQASRLPSQSYIALPLLLGQLVALRAQGGDIPYGLLLCVQLFGVFDQLFIVYANDWADQETDRRNQTATPFSGGSRVLVEGCISPRALGGAALFCAAAMLAVSVGLAVVQGAPGLVPLAFAALGLLWAYSYPPVRLSYRGGGELLQMVGVAGVLPLYGYLAQGGDLGRFPWPLTVALLPTHLACAIATALPDEPSDRDSHKRTVPVRLGGEQAVWIIAALNGLSLALAPWGLASLGMTAGWALAVPAAATLAVLGLRPAPPGSLLIQARVAACITATLAVVAIPLLGLTAR; from the coding sequence ATGACGGCGGGAAAGGGGACGCTCCGGGATTGGCTCCAAGCATCCCGGCTGCCCTCCCAGTCGTACATCGCGCTTCCGCTGTTGCTCGGGCAGCTCGTGGCCCTGCGCGCGCAGGGAGGGGACATCCCGTACGGGCTCCTGCTGTGCGTGCAGCTCTTCGGAGTCTTCGATCAGCTCTTCATCGTCTACGCCAATGACTGGGCGGACCAGGAGACCGATCGCCGCAACCAGACGGCCACCCCTTTCTCGGGGGGCTCCCGGGTGCTGGTCGAGGGGTGCATCTCGCCCCGGGCGCTGGGCGGGGCAGCCCTCTTCTGCGCGGCCGCGATGCTGGCGGTGTCGGTGGGCCTGGCGGTGGTCCAAGGGGCGCCTGGGCTCGTGCCGCTGGCCTTCGCCGCGTTGGGGCTGTTGTGGGCCTACAGCTATCCGCCCGTGCGGCTCTCCTATCGCGGGGGAGGGGAGTTGCTGCAGATGGTGGGGGTCGCCGGGGTGCTCCCGCTCTATGGCTACCTGGCTCAGGGGGGGGACTTGGGACGTTTTCCGTGGCCCCTCACCGTGGCGTTGCTCCCCACCCATCTGGCCTGTGCCATCGCCACGGCGCTTCCGGATGAGCCCTCGGACCGGGACAGCCACAAGCGCACGGTGCCCGTCCGGCTCGGAGGGGAACAGGCCGTGTGGATCATCGCGGCGCTGAATGGGCTCTCGCTGGCGTTGGCCCCGTGGGGGCTGGCCTCCCTGGGCATGACGGCTGGTTGGGCCCTGGCCGTTCCCGCCGCGGCCACGCTCGCGGTGCTGGGCCTGCGCCCCGCGCCTCCGGGGTCTTTGCTCATCCAAGCCCGGGTCGCGGCCTGCATCACCGCCACCCTGGCCGTGGTGGCCATTCCCCTCCTGGGCCTGACGGCCAGGTGA
- a CDS encoding lycopene cyclase domain-containing protein — protein sequence MPYDFLVLALLFLVPGIVIAFLRPDLRWLMARAALLALPFAATEWLFYPEYWSPRFLFGLADRIGFGIEDVLFVAGLGAFSSTAYAVAFRQGVRLREGVSRPWRRGALAIVAVLALAGALRMVGVPILYAAVVAMGLGAGGVLWARRDLWGPGVLGALVSMGLYLGLCLIFAALVPGVFERAWRPSLLLPGKFLGVPLDELLYGLGAGLAATVFPAWAFGFGFTPLSRR from the coding sequence GTGCCTTACGACTTCCTGGTGCTGGCGCTGCTGTTCCTGGTTCCAGGCATCGTCATCGCCTTTCTGCGGCCGGATTTGCGCTGGCTGATGGCGAGGGCCGCCCTGCTCGCGCTCCCGTTCGCGGCGACGGAGTGGCTCTTCTACCCGGAGTACTGGTCGCCCAGGTTTCTGTTCGGGCTGGCGGACCGGATCGGCTTTGGCATCGAGGACGTGCTGTTCGTTGCTGGGCTGGGGGCCTTTTCCTCCACCGCCTACGCCGTCGCCTTCCGCCAAGGGGTGCGCCTCCGGGAAGGCGTCTCCCGGCCTTGGCGGCGGGGCGCGCTCGCCATCGTGGCCGTGCTGGCCCTGGCGGGGGCCTTGCGGATGGTGGGGGTGCCCATCCTCTATGCCGCCGTCGTGGCGATGGGGCTGGGCGCCGGGGGCGTGCTGTGGGCTCGCAGGGACTTGTGGGGTCCCGGTGTCCTGGGGGCCCTGGTGTCGATGGGGCTCTACCTCGGGCTGTGCCTGATCTTCGCGGCGCTCGTTCCGGGTGTCTTCGAGCGCGCGTGGCGGCCGAGCCTCCTGCTGCCAGGAAAGTTCCTGGGCGTCCCGCTCGATGAGCTGCTGTACGGGCTGGGCGCGGGGCTGGCCGCCACGGTGTTTCCGGCGTGGGCCTTTGGCTTCGGCTTCACCCCGCT